The genome window TACCGCGTTGACGGCTGTCACTGTTGCACTGTGTCATTAGCCAAATGACATTTCCGCATTAAAAAATTTCATCTGCTATGCCCCTCCTGGGACAATTTGCTCCTTTGCAGGGCGTTCGCCTTGTGTGAGAATGTTGCATCGCAAATAAGGCTTTATTTCCTTTATTCAACTTCTCTGCGCGAGCTAGCCATGTTGATGTCAACCCAAGCCAATCGATACGCGCACCAATTACTGGCCGCGCGAGCGGATGCGCAACAAATTCCCTGCCTGACCAAAGACGATCATCTGACGATTGCGGATGGCTATGACGTCGCCAAATGCATAGTCGATATCCGCATTGCGCAGGGCGAGACGCCGATCGGGCGCAAGATTGGTTTCACCAATCGCCGCATCTGGCCGAACTATGGTGAGCGCGAACCTATCAATGCACCGATCTGGGCACATATGTACGACGATACGGTGCGCTATTCGGAAGACAATCACGGCTTGCAGGATTTGACGGGTGCGGTCCAGCCGCGCATAGAACCGGAGATCGTGTTCAAGCTGGCGAAAGCACCACCAGTCAATGCGACGCTGGAAGATATTGCCGATTGCATCGAATGGATGGCACACGGTTTTGAGCTGGTGGTTTGTCCATTTGCCGACTGGAAGTTTGAGGCGGCCGACGCTGTCGCAGCCTTCGGTTTCCATGGCGCACTGATCCTGGGTGAGCCGCATATGCTGTCGTCGGCGACGCGCGCGCATCTGGCCGATATCCTGACTGCAGCCAGCGTCTCGTTGTCGTATAGCGAAGGTGCGGAATTCAGGCTGCACAGCGCAGGGTTTGGCAGCAATGTCATGGATAGCCCGGTGCATGCTTTATTGAACCTGCACCAGACCCTGCAGACGCAACCACAGTTCGCGCCTTTGGCGGCGGGTGAAATTATTGCGACGGGTACCCTGACCGATGCTTATCCGGTGAAGCCGGGACAAACCTGGTCGACTGCATTTTCCGGCGTGGCTTTGCCGGGACTGACCTTATCCTTCGTCTAGTTCCGCATTACTTTCCTGCTGCCGGATAAAAAAATCCGCCGCATGCCTGACAGGCAGCGGCGGATTTTTTATTGCAGCAAGTCCTTTGCTCAGCCGCGCGCAGGTGCTGCATTGAAAGGCAGCGAAGTATGCGCGTCGTGCGCCAGGCTGTGATGCTCGGTGCGTACCGCTTGCGCACTGGCCGGTTGACGCTCGTCGAGCTTGAAGACGTTGACGATTTGCGCCAGCTTGTCGGCCTGGTCGCGCAAGGATTGCGATGCGGCGGCGGCTTCTTCAACCAGCGCTGCATTTTGTTGCGTGACTTGATCCATTTGGCTGATGGCCGTGTTGACTTGCTCGATGCCGGAACTCTGCTCCTGGCTGGCCGCCATGATCTCGTTCATGATATCGGTCACATGGCGGATGCTGTTGACAACATCATCCATCGTCTTGCCGGCTTCGCTCACCAGCTTGCTGCCGGCATCGACATTGCTGACCGAGTCGCCGATCAGACTCTTGATTTCTTTTGCAGCCGCAGCGGATCGTTGCGCCAGGCTGCGGACTTCGGTCGCAACGACGGCAAAGCCACGGCCCTGTTCGCCGGCACGCGCCGCTTCGACTGCTGCATTCAGTGCCAGGATATTGGTCTGGAAAGCGATGCCGTCGATGACGCCGATAATGTCGACGATCTTGCGCGATGAGCTATTGATGGCACCCATGGTGCTGATCATTTCCTTGACGACGGCACCACCCTTGGCGGCGACATCGGAGGCGGACACGGCGAGCTGATTTGCCTGCTGTGCATTTTCGGCATTTTGCTTGACGGTTGATGTCAGCTCTTCCATCGACGATGCGGTTTCTTCCAGCGACGCAGCCTGTTGTTCGGTACGTGATGACAGGTCGAGATTGCCGTGGGCAATTTCAGCTGAGGCGGTATTAATGAAGTCGGTACCGGCTTTGACATCGTTGACGATTTTCTTCAGGCCGTCATTCATGCCACCAAGCGCACGCATCAGGTCGCCGATTTCATCCTTCGATGGTTTGCCGATGTCGCCGGTGAGGTCACCATCCGCGGCGCGACTGGCGACATCAATTGCAGAGCGCAATGGCTTGGTGATGCTGCGCGTGATGACGATGGCGCAGGCGGCACCCAGCAGGATCAGCAGTACGCCCAGTCCTATCATCAGGTTCAGGCTGCGCTGATGCGCGTCGTCAATATCGCGGGAAATCTGGTCGATGGCTTTGCGCTGGACTGACAGGAACTCCAGTACTTTTTCCTGATAGGCCTTGGCGGCCGGCAGGAATATCTGCAGATAAGCGCGTTCGGCTTCCGCCTTGTTGCCACCTTTCTTCGCGTTCATGACATCTTCTTTGCCCTTTTGATACGCTTTGCGCAGCTCGATAGTCTGCTGATACAACTTGCGCTCGGCGTCGCTGGTGATCATGCCTTCCAGGCTCTTTAGCAGCGCACTGCCTTGTTTGGTGCTGTCGGCGATGACATCGGCAAAAACATCGGAGAGCGTGTCATCCGTGCTGCGGGCGATCATCGAGGTGCGGGCAATCGCGGAATAAATGAAGACGTACCAGTCGGAAGT of Janthinobacterium sp. Marseille contains these proteins:
- a CDS encoding 4-oxalocrotonate decarboxylase gives rise to the protein MLMSTQANRYAHQLLAARADAQQIPCLTKDDHLTIADGYDVAKCIVDIRIAQGETPIGRKIGFTNRRIWPNYGEREPINAPIWAHMYDDTVRYSEDNHGLQDLTGAVQPRIEPEIVFKLAKAPPVNATLEDIADCIEWMAHGFELVVCPFADWKFEAADAVAAFGFHGALILGEPHMLSSATRAHLADILTAASVSLSYSEGAEFRLHSAGFGSNVMDSPVHALLNLHQTLQTQPQFAPLAAGEIIATGTLTDAYPVKPGQTWSTAFSGVALPGLTLSFV
- a CDS encoding methyl-accepting chemotaxis protein, whose amino-acid sequence is MSFLSNFRIGTRLAIGFILVLALSVASTAIALIHARQNAEATRLMMEKPLAKERITSDWYVFIYSAIARTSMIARSTDDTLSDVFADVIADSTKQGSALLKSLEGMITSDAERKLYQQTIELRKAYQKGKEDVMNAKKGGNKAEAERAYLQIFLPAAKAYQEKVLEFLSVQRKAIDQISRDIDDAHQRSLNLMIGLGVLLILLGAACAIVITRSITKPLRSAIDVASRAADGDLTGDIGKPSKDEIGDLMRALGGMNDGLKKIVNDVKAGTDFINTASAEIAHGNLDLSSRTEQQAASLEETASSMEELTSTVKQNAENAQQANQLAVSASDVAAKGGAVVKEMISTMGAINSSSRKIVDIIGVIDGIAFQTNILALNAAVEAARAGEQGRGFAVVATEVRSLAQRSAAAAKEIKSLIGDSVSNVDAGSKLVSEAGKTMDDVVNSIRHVTDIMNEIMAASQEQSSGIEQVNTAISQMDQVTQQNAALVEEAAAASQSLRDQADKLAQIVNVFKLDERQPASAQAVRTEHHSLAHDAHTSLPFNAAPARG